The Halobacterium hubeiense genome contains the following window.
CGGACTACCTCCGGCGCATCGAGCAGGAGTACCCGGACCTCACCGAGGACCTCCCGGACAAGGACCTCGCGGCGGCGCCCGCGGGCTCGGAACTGGCCGACGACTACTACGGCGCGATGTGCGCGGCCATCAACTTCGCGTGGGTGAACCGCCAGCTCATCACGCACGCCGTCCGCGAGACGTTCGCGGACGTCTTCGATACGTCCTGGCAGGCCCTGGAGATGGACCTGCTGTACGACGTCGCGCACAACATCGCGAAGAAAGAGGCTCACGACGTCTACGTCACCGACGACGGCTACAGCCTCGACGGCGACGGCGGCCGCGTCCAGCGCGACCTCTACGTCCACCGGAAGGGCGCGACGCGCGCGTTCCCCGCCGGCCACCCCGACGTGCCGACAGCGTACCGCGAGGTCGGCCAGCCCATCATCATCCCCGGGAGCATGGGCGCCGGCAGCTACATCCTGAAGGGCGGGTCGCAGTCGCTGGCGCGCTCGTTCGGCTCGACCGCCCACGGCGCCGGCCGCCTGATGAGCCGCACGCAGGCGAAACGCGAGTACGGCGGCGGCGAGGTGCAGACCGACCTCCGCGAACAGAACGAGATCTACGTGAAAGCCGCCTCCGGCGAGACCATCGCCGAGGAAGCCCCCGGCGTCTACAAGGACGTCGACGAGGTAGTCGGCGTCTCCGACGCCCTCGACATCGGCGACCTCGTCGTCCGCACGTTCCCCATCGCGAACATCAAGGGGTAGCTACCGGGAGAACCCCGGGCCGTTCGGCCCCTGCGGGCCGCTCGGGGCCATCCCCTCGGCCAACTGCACGTACTCGGATTCGGGCTGCCCGCTGACTTCCTCGCCGTTCTCGTAGCGCACGAAGTTCAGGTAGAACGGCTCCCCGCAGCCCGGCTCGCCGTCCGCGTCTGACTCGGGCGGGTGCGACCACTCGGCGGCGTCCGCGCCGCAGACGAACTTCACGCCGTCCGCAGCCTCACTTTCGTAATCGTCCGCTGGCGAGACGTACATCCACCCCTCCAGCGGGAACGGCGTCACGGACTTGTCCGCGAGGTAGGGGTCGCGGTCCAGCTCGGCGACGGCGCCACAGCGCGGACAGTAGTACGACACGTCGACCATACCGCGAGTTAGGCGCCGACCCGCAAAACGCTCCCGGCGCCGGAACCGACACGACTAATATATTTCCTGTCACGTTCGTCGAGTATGCGACTGTCCCTCCGCGTTGCAGCCGCCCTCCTCGTCGGCACCGCACTGTTCGCGTTCCCGCTCGTCAG
Protein-coding sequences here:
- a CDS encoding RtcB family protein codes for the protein MNTFDADGVTLREVEDDVWELERDDEMRVPARVFANETLLEDIQNDKTLEQLRNVACMPGVVAPALCMPDGHQGYGFPVGGVAAFDAEDGYISPGAVGFDINCGVRMVKTNLTYEDVRGREEELVDALFDAVPCGLGGGGVHDVSHTDLEAALERGVDWCVEEGYAVREDRLHCEDEGRRPDADPSAVSKKAKDRGANQMGSLGSGNHFLEIQRVTDVYDDETADAFGLDEDQVVVLIHCGSRGLGHQVCSDYLRRIEQEYPDLTEDLPDKDLAAAPAGSELADDYYGAMCAAINFAWVNRQLITHAVRETFADVFDTSWQALEMDLLYDVAHNIAKKEAHDVYVTDDGYSLDGDGGRVQRDLYVHRKGATRAFPAGHPDVPTAYREVGQPIIIPGSMGAGSYILKGGSQSLARSFGSTAHGAGRLMSRTQAKREYGGGEVQTDLREQNEIYVKAASGETIAEEAPGVYKDVDEVVGVSDALDIGDLVVRTFPIANIKG